A single genomic interval of Daucus carota subsp. sativus chromosome 1, DH1 v3.0, whole genome shotgun sequence harbors:
- the LOC135152446 gene encoding uncharacterized protein LOC135152446 — MKMLLYIRVANPMYIGILENGPFLPMKIIPESVENGVRIPQKSVPKEKSEYTETDKEYIAHDHNLQLIIVESMTKTMTHLILSLKTSKQMWDTIEALMEGSEEVRENRYDMLIARYEAFQAIPGENISQIYERFMLLLNELTLHGKTYPQKEINRKFSFVMPPHLVVKTETIRERSDFRTMTLEKLFGKLKTFEMELEQRKIIYGGGSTESKSMALQKTTALIADQPYFGYQQLVEYGINDHTVAQSDCSSIKADYPSTNTEIVEAEIDEVSGEPEDEFYTQEELEQLEDKSMAYMAARFKHIKFRKNPRYKKASGNKFQGKGGYSGSGSKSTGSYKPNMYDKSKVRCYNCNDLGHFATECRKPKAAPVKERSNSYDKKNSYEDLKKENEKLKAKLEAMVAKHKGRAYIAEGKSWDDTDSDDEPVQSNYAFALMADTVEESPSQVSPEISVDDMTTADYKKTINELGQEMYNLHTSLLASESDNCSLSLKIAKLEERVDELAL; from the coding sequence atgaagatgttgctgtacatcagagttgctaatcccatgtacattgggattctggaaaatggtccgtttttgcctatgaagattattcctgaatctgttgaaaatggtgttcgtattccacagaagtctgttcccaaagagaaaagcgaatacactgagactgataaggagtatattgcacatgaccataatttgcaactcataattgttgaatcaatgaccaagactatgacacatctgatactaagtctgaaaacttcaaagcagatgtgggacactatagaggcattgatggagggatctgaagaagtcagggaaaacagatacgatatgctaattgccagatatgaagcatttcaggcaatacctggagagaacatttctcaaatctatgaaaggttcatgttgttattgaatgaactcaccctgcatggaaagacttatccacagaaagagattaacagaaagttctcatttgtgatgccaccccatctagttgtaaagacagagaccatccgggaaagaagcgacttcagaactatgactttggaaaagctgtttggaaaactgaagacgtttgagatggaacttgaacaaagaaagatcatatatggtggtggatcaacagaatccaagagtatggccttacagaagaccactgcacttattgctgatcaaccatactttggttatcaacaattagttgaatatggtatcaatgatcacactgttgctcagagtgattgttcatccatcaaagctgactatccttctaccaatactgagattgtagaagctgaaattgatgaagtttctggagaaccggaggatgagttctacactcaggaagagctggagcagctggaagataagtcaatggcttatatggctgcaaggttcaagcatatcaagttcaggaagaacccccggtacaagaaagcttcagggaacaagtttcagggtaaaggaggatattcagggtcagggtctaagagtactggcagttacaaaccaaacatgtatgacaagagcaaggttagatgctacaactgcaatgacttagggcactttgcaacagagtgcaggaaacccaaagcggctcctgtcaaagaaagaagcaactcatatgataagaagaattcttatgaggatctgaagaaagagaatgagaagctaaaagctaagttggaagcaatggtggccaagcataaaggaagggcttacattgctgagggaaaaagctgggatgacacagattctgatgatgaacctgtccagagcaattatgcatttgcattaatggctgacactgtcgaggaatctccatctcaggtatctcctgaaatttctgttgatgacatgactactgctgattataaaaagactataaatgaactaggtcaagagatgtataacttgcacactagtttattagcttcagaatcagataactgtagtctttctctaaagatagctaaacttgaagaaagagtagatgaattagctttataG